A segment of the Candidatus Gastranaerophilales bacterium genome:
AAACCTAATTGGCTGTGTCTTTTTGCAATAACAGCCGCAAAAGAGTCTAACGCTGCATCATTCCAGAAATTTATATCCTGAGCATTAACAACTACCGATATTCCGTTCTTGTAGCCTTTGTTTTTCGAGATTATCATTGCTTGTTCAGCCAGGATTAATAATTTTTCCTGTTCTTTGGCACAAGTCGGATAAGTAGCAAGACCGACACTAACCTTTAAAGTACCAACGTCATCAACAAGACAGCAGGATAAACTGTAGTTTAAATACTCTGTGATGTAACTTGCTTCTGAATTATCCGTATCAGGCAGAATAAGCGCTATTTCATCACCGCCGTATCTTCCTGCTACGTCTACACTGCGTATATTTTGTTTGATTTTCTCTGATACAAGTTTGATAATTTCATCGCCCTTGGCATGCCCGAATTCTCTGTTAATTTGTGAAATGTTATTAACGTCAAAAATTACTACAGAAACAGGTTTGCCGGTTTCTTGCACTTTTTTAAGTTCAAGAGATAGTTTTTCCTGGAATGAACGATGGGTAGCAAGCCCTGTTAAGATATCAACATCACTTGTTAAGCTTGTTTTTTCCGCTAATTGTGAATTAACAATATGCAGTGTTAAATAATCTACCAAAACCTGCAATAAATCGCTGCAAGGCTGTGATAACTCACTGTAGCCTAAAATAAGCACGCCATGACAATTACCTTGATATATCATAGGTAAAATAAGAGTCTTGGAGTCAGATAAATAATCGATATTCAGGAAGGTATTATTCGGAATAGTTTGGGGTATTTTATCATTGAAAGCTTTTACAATAGGATTATGCAGCTGGTTTAACAATACCCTTGAATTATAGCAATTTGCTATTCTGTCAAGCAATTTAATGTTAATACAATTCGATTGTGAGTTTAAAATACCTAATGCACTGAATGACAAACCCATTCTTGAAACTATAAGATTGTGGAGCAAATAATAAACATCTTCGGATGATTGTTTGGATTTCGCAATAGACGAAAAATCATACAATACATCCATAGGATCCATTGTATTTTGAATGGAGAAAAGACTCTGGGAAGAATTTTTTTGGTTAAAGCCGCCGAAAAGCCTGTTAGATGTCTTCTTGGGGGAGTACACCTGCTTCTGCACAGACCTTATCGGGCTGGCATGCCCTAATCTTGTTGCTTCCTTAGTCTTATTGTTATTCGCTCCAAAAGTTAATTCGGGATTATCCTGACTATAATTCAACCGACACTTCCTTACTACCATCACCTGATAAATAGAGAAAAACAAATCATGCTCAAAAATTGACACATGTTCCCATATTTTAGCAGTTTTTTAAAGTTTTGTAACTATTTTTTTTTAAAGATACTCTGTTCAAAGTAAAAGAAGACCGGTGAAAAGGTCTCCTTTTAGCTAATTAGTTTTTTATTAACTATATATAGTCAAAACCGCGTTCTTCAGCATCACGTTTAGACAATAATTTAGTTGTAGCAATAGTAGCAGCAGCAACAGCAGCAGCTGTAACGGCAACACCGACTACAAACGGCTTTTTAGCAACATTGTAAACAGCTTTAGCCGAGGACTTGGTTTTAGTTCCAATGGTTTCAAAGAAGCCTACTAATTTTTTAGGCGTATGTTCTTGGATATATTTACCCGTTTTAATAGCAGCACCTTCAACTCTAGCTTTAACTTTAGCTGCTACATCTTTAACCGCCTTCACGCCATTGCTCATTTTTTGTCTAAGGGTAGTTTTGGCTGCACCCTCTGCACCAATATTTACCACATCTGCAGCAGCTTTTGGTGCCTTAGGTTTAGGGGTAGAGCTAGCCTTAGGTTTAACTGCTCTTTTAGCGCCCTCAAATGAAACTGAAGAATTGTTGTTTACTTGCATAATAAATATCTCCTTTAGAAAATTATTATATAACATGAAATTCGTACTTACAAGTGCTTTAACAAATATAAAAAAATAATTTGCTATTATTGACGAAAACTTTTAACAATTCTTAATAAATGCTCATTTTTTTTTGATGGATTGGCGGAGGCTGCAAATAAAGAGGCTTCAAATCCCACCAATTAACAAGTTTATGCCTGTTAATTTTTTCTTCGGTTATTTCAAGCAAAATTCTTCCAAAATCCGCTTCAGACGTTTCAAAATTAATATATTCAATTCCTTCTTTGATAAAAATCCCACCTAAAGAACTGTCTGATATAACTTTACAATTTTTAGATTTGATAAGAGATAAAAGCCCGGAAAGTTCAATCATTGATACTGTGTTGTCATTACTTTGCTTGACATAAGCCATATTTTTCCTGGCGTCTAATGCACATATAGAAGGCTCTGAAATAATTCTGCTTAAAATTTCCGCTGAATTTATTGGAACACAAGAAATATCAAGAGTCTGCGCTATTGTTTTTGCGATACTTACTCCTACTCTAATTCCTGTAAAGCTCCCCGGTCCTATATTTGTAGCAACCAAATTAATGTCTTTTAATGTAAGATTATTTTCTTTAAGCAGTTTTACGATTGTATCAAGCAAATATGCACTGTGGTAGTTTTTTTCATCGCTTAGTATTGTTTTTGTTGTTATATCGTCATTTATTTTAAGGCCTATACAGGTTTTGTGAAGGCTCGTATCAAACGCCAGTATATTCATAGTTCTTGAACCTTTCTTTCAAAGCCTTTATAAGGGCTGCCTCTTCGCAGGTCAATTCCAAAGCCCTTGTGTCTTCATCAATGTATTTTATGTTAAGATTCAACCTTTTTGGGGGTAGTCTGTTATCGGAAAATTCTGCCCATTCAACAATCGTAAGAGTATCAGGCTGCTCACAGTAAGTTTCTATTTCATCAATCATTGAGCTCACTCCCTCTTTTTCAAGACGGTAGAAATCAAAGTGATAAAGAGGGATTTTACCCGAGTGATATTCATTAAGGATAACAAAGCTCGGGCTTGTAACTTTTTCGACGACTCCCGTGCGTTTTGCAATAAATCTTGTCAGTGCTGTTTTTCCGCTCCCTATATCACCATAAAGACAAATCAGTCCGCCATTATTTTCGATATAAAAATCAGCTAAAATTTCTGCGATTTTTTGCGTATCTTTAAGGTTGTTTGAAGTTATTTTTATTGAGTTAGCCATACCTTGATTTTAGCATGAAAAATTTTATTCTTCCTTGGGCTTTAAGAATAATTTGCCGAAGTTCTGCAGAGTTTTGACAGTTTCATTTTCTTGCAGCTGTTTAATTTGGGGGATTTCTTTAACTTGTTCAATAATTTCTTCTTTTGTTTTAGGGATTTTTATTTGCAATTGCGAAGACAATGACTCTTCGGTCTTTTCCTGTGCTTCTTCCGTATTAAGCCACTGGAAAGACTTAACGGAAGACGGGTTCATGGTATTGCCGTCTATAACCACCTTGAAGGTTTTAGAGCTTGCTTTTGGGGTAAGCTGCGGAATGTTATTTATAGTGTTATCGGGAGCAACAGCGTTAAATGCTTTTAGCATGCCGGAGAGTACCGAACCGAATTTAGGAATATAATTTAAGATTTTATCCAGACTCATATCTGCCAAAGGCCCGAGAAGGCTTGTCAGTTTTTGGTTTAAACGTCCGTATATTTTTATATCCCCGTTGCTGTTAAGCATATTAAGCTTGCCGTCAAGCAATAATGCCATATATTCACCGCTTGATGTCACAGGCTTAAGGTGGACATATCCGTTGTTAAAGGACAAAGCCCCTTCCATAACTGCAAATTTACCTGTATTATACGGTGCAACGGTATTAACGACGGAATAAATATTTGATTTTAAAAAACTGTTATTGAGAATGTTGCCCGCTTTAAGGTAGAAGTCAAGACGCCCTAAACTGCCCATCTGCCCGTCCTTTACCTTGAACGAAGCATTTCCGCTCATTGTCTTCAACTGTTTTTCCATAGTATCACCCGACATGGCAATTTTTGCAGTAAAATCCAATGTGCCTTGCAGCTGGTCTTTTATTGCAATCAGAGCTGTAACTGCTTTATTAGCGTTCATATCGCTTCCGTTTAAATCCGCCGTCATATGAAGGTTTTTAAGATTATACTTAATCATGCCTGAAACATTACCGTCAAAAGCGTTCGCTTTCATAGGGCTTATCGTAAGCAAATCGTTATGAAGCTTAAAATCGGAAGTAATGTTAGAAGCTTCTATCGTGCCTGTTTTAAACTTGGCAATTTTCGCACTGCCGTTTAAAATAGTTACAGGTATCATAGGAGCGTTAGAAACAACCGTTCCGGCAGGTGCTTGCGGGAATTTGGTTGTTGCATAGATAATTTTGTCCAAATCAATATCAGATGATACTAATTTCATATTGTGAACCACAAAAGGCATTGTGATTTTTGATGAAGCACTAAAGTCGATATCCATAGGGTTGCCGTTAACATTCAAACCTAATATCTCACCTGTAATAGACGAAGAATTCAGATTTATATTGATTATTTGGGCTCTTATTAGATAGTCGGGAATGCTGACGCTTGAAAGGTTTATATTTCCTCTCAAAGCCGGTGAAGCCATATTGCCGTCAATGTTAATATTCGCTTTCAGATTTACGTTTGACTTTGGCAGCGCATCGTTTGTTATGCTTAATTCTTGCGGAATTGTTAATTTTATACCTTTAAGTTTGTTGCCGTTTATATGACCGTTTAACTTTATGACTTCATTTGCTGTTTTTAGAGAAGCAAAATCATTGCCCAAAATTTCTGCAGCCATGTATAAACCGGCATCCGTTATATTAATATTAGACCCTTCTATTAAGGTATCTATATTTAATATGCTGTCTTTTTGGGCGAGTTTTTTGATGGTAGCTACCGTAAAATGATTTTGGGCATCTGCCATGATTTGTGCTTTTACGTTTATTTTTTTATCGTTACCGCTTATTTTCACCAGCAAAGGAAGAGAGCCTTTGGCTGTTACGTAGGGGTAAAGGCTCTTATCTACAAATGCTTTAATATCCAAAGAGTTAATTTTGCCTTTTGCGCTTAAGTTTATATCAGGTTTTGTACTGTATTCTTTAATAATACCCTCAAAGGCTAAATTTGAGTTATTTAAAGAGAGTGTAGATGGTTTAACGGTTATTACTTTAGGTGTAATGCTTACCGCAACTGCCGGCAGAACAGCGGTCATGTTAAGGTCATTTAATATGGCTTTGGAATCATTTAAAGCTATATCCCCTGAAAAATCCTTACCGTTTGTTTTTATATCGGCATTAAGGGATTTATTGATAAATGTAATGTTGTTCAGTTTATCTTTTGCTTTTAAATTTGCAAGCTGCATATTAACAGCAGGCTTAATATCCTCCAGCTTGCCTTTGATAACTATTGATAAATCCAGTATACCGCTTTGGACTTCATAGGATTTTCTTAAGTCTGCTGGCATAAGTGTATTGGCAAGCTGCGCGATTTTAAGGTTTTTGGTCGTAACAGAAATATCCGCTACAGCATCAGAAGTGATTTTGCCTGTTATATTAAAAGGAGTTCCGTTAATCAATGCAGTGGTTTTATTTATTTTAAACTCGTTGCCTGACATATCTACTAAAGAGTTGATAGCAGTTACATTAAGCCCCAGCAGGTTATATCTGATTTCGCCGTTTACTACCTCAAATTTGCCTTTCGACTCAAATTTTTTAAGGTTTGTTTTTAAATCAAAGTCAGAAGTTATATAACCTTTTGTTTGAATTTTGTTCAAATCGTTAGGAATATTCAAAGAGCTGAAAACAGCTATAGCGATTTTTTGAAGATTATTAATGCTTATTTTTTCTGTCAAAACATTCAATGCAATATCAGGGTGTTTGGAATTATTTATAACCCCTTTTATAGCCGCTTTTTCGTTATCACATAATGCAAGCAAGGCATCAAAAGATATCTTTTCATTTTTAAATACGGCATGAATATTGCTTTGAGGGAGTGTCTTCTTATCTATAACAAAGCTTATATTATCCGCATCAAATTTGCCGTTAATTCTTAAATTATCTTTCTTTTGAGTTATCTTAAGGTCAGATTTAATATTGGCTTTGAAGTCATATTTGATAAACTCGTCTACAAAATCAAAATATATTGCTTCTGCTTCTTTTTTAACCTCCTGATTAGTCATATCCGGCAGAAATGTATCAATATTTAGGTCATAAACCATATTTTCTTTGTCATTGGCAACTACTTTGCCTGTCAGCGCTATGCGGGCATGCTTATTCAAAATTGTTTTATCAATAAGTATTTTATCGTTCATTAGTTTAATATTGTTTTTTGTTTTAAGGTCAGTAAAGCTGACTTCGCCGCCTTGAATCATAACCTTTGGCATTTTATCGGAAATTTTGAACGGTATTGCTACAGGTTCTTGATTAGCGGCAGTATTTTGCATATTATCGGCAAAATATTTTTCGATTTTGAGCCTGCCGTTATCATACACTTCAATATTAAATTGAGGGTTGTTTACAGTTACATCGCTTATTTGAACAGTTTTGAAAATAAGAGGGAGCAAATTTATTTTCACTTCCGCCTTTTGGGTATTAAGCAGCTGCGTATTGTCGGGGTAGGAAACTTTTAAATCATCAATTCTAAGCCCTGCTTTTAAATTAGGGGTTGTGATGATTTTTATATTTGACAAATCAACATTTAACTTTGCATTTTCAAATGCTGCCCTTTTAATATCATTTGTATAGTGATTCAGATTAATAGCATTTGGAATAACAAATAAAAATGCCAGATACGCCAAAGCAATGATAGCAGCTAATACAATTATTGTGATTTTTAAAGCCTTCATGTATAAAACTCCCTGTCTGTTCTTCATGTATTTAATTTTAGTATTTCATATAATAATTGCAATATAACAGGTGGGTATAACCTTCAAAAAATATTTAACATTAACTTGACCTTGATGTATGCTTTTGATATTTTGTATGTATTGGAAATCAAATAACAATAAAACGTGTGCGTGTGGCACTCTGCCAAAAAATATTGGTGTGTGGCACTCTGCCGAAGATACGGGCGTGTGGCGAAATTGGTAGACGCACCAGACTTAGGATCTGGCGGGTACCCCCGTGGGAGTTCGAGTCTCTTCACGCCCAATCTTGAAAAAGGATACTCTTTAGAGTGTCCTTTTTTGTTATATAGAAAGGTTAAAAAGAGATTCAAGTTTATGGGAAAATTCCTACCTCATATAACCGTAATAATTGCTATTGGGGGTTTTATTTTTATCCGGCGGTAATAAAGCATTATTCCGTTAAAAAAATGTTTTTTCCGTGGGTATCAAGACTACCCGATGGCAGCAAAGAATGCCTTTTTGCCGCTTTGTCTATAAAATCAAGCAAATCATCTTCAACTTTAACATAATTACCTGCTCCGCCTTGAAAATACGGGTAATTTTTTTCATAAAAAAGTGTTTTATCCCCTGCGTTTTCTTTGAAGAATTTAAAAAGATTTTCTATAGTTTCCTTTATCAGGCTATCTGTAGGCTCTTTAGTATAATCGTACTTATGTCTTAAAGCAGGATGAGCTATTGCGGGTATGATATCATTGTCATGCTTTAAAATTTCTAATATTTTGCCAAATTCAAAAATCAAAGAAGAATCTTTTATACCTGTTTGATATACTTGATTTTCTACTGATTGCAAACTCTCTTTAACACTGTCATTGAGAGGCTTAAATAAATCATCCACTTCTTTAAAGAGTCCTTTGTAGTTTTCCGCATTAATCTTCATGTCTTTGCCGTGTAACCGTTGAAGCAGTTCCATTTTTATTGAAGCAATATATTTTTCCCAATAAGGAACAGGGGCGTTTGGCATCAAATTTTTATGTACAAAAGTAACATGAGAAGCTGTAGATGGGAAATCCAACGTTTGGGTTGCAAGTTTTTTGCCTAAAAATTCTTTTAAAGGTTCATTATATTTCACAAGTTCATGATAGATTTTGCGAAATTGCAAGTAATCTTTAACAGGATTTATTATGGTATTAAGCCCTTCTTTTATACACCAGCTTGTAGTTTTGGCTTCGTCCAAATTATAATCGATTTCTTTAAAATCCCATGCGTCTTTAAACTTATCCTTCATTTTAGCAATAATGTGCCTTGCCATATTGATAGTATTTTTTTGCTTCTGTTCAACCATTGATGCAAAATCGCCTTTAAAAGGATTAACACAGTACGCCAGAAGATGGGTGGAAAAATTCTCATTAACGTTTGGCAGATTGGAATGGTAAGTAGAAAGTTCTGCACCCAAAACCAACCTCAAATTCTTATATTTTTCAGGCGCAGCAGCAATGATTTTCAGCGCATCAATACAACCTTTTGTGGTGTCATGGTCTGTTATTGCGATGGTGAAAGGAGCATTTGAAACTAAGGAAGGGTTAGAAGCAGCCACTTTATCGGCATAAGCCGCCGCATCGTCAAGCAGTTTCTGTACAGACATAGCGCCGTCTGAGGCCTGAGTGTGCATGTGCAAATTTGCCCTATAGAGAAGATTATTTATGTTATCAAAATTTTCGCTGTCCTGTACCCATTTTTGTGCTCTTTGACCTTGTTTATAGCAGGCGGGGTTCCCATCTAAACCTTTTACTACGGCGGTAAGCTCCTGTTTGCCGATAATCGAGCGCAAAACAGCATAATCCTCAACCTTTAACCCGGCTTGAGCAGATATTTCCTGCATAAGGCTTTTTCTGTAAGTAATGTCATCGGCAAAATTAGCCATTTGCTCTTCAAAAACTTTTTTGACAGAGCTTTTTAAAACAACTTCTTTAGCGTTGTTAATAATAGCCCCTGCTGCCTCAGAGGCCTTGCTAATATTTCTTTTGTGAATAATTACCCCTGCTGTAATAATGGCAAGCCCTGCAGCACCTGTTAAAAGATAATTTTTCAATTTTTTGTTTTCCTGCACTTCCTGTTTGGGGATATATGAAGCAGGGGCAACGTTAACCGGAGCGTAATTCCGACTTACGGCAGGATATGAATTAAATTGTTTGAAAATAACAGGATTAATTTGTGTCATTGGTTACCCTTATTTATTATGTTTGGAAACAAAAGGCGAACAAGGAAGAGAGGAGGGCTTAACATAAAGTCAGGCTCTTTTAGGATGCTTGAATTGTTTAGCATATGTTTTGCCTTTGTCTTTAATTCTTCGTTAAACGGTTCAACTATGTTTTTAAATTTAAGACCGTAGTGAAAAGAAGATGGCGCCTGCGTACATAAATGTTCGTATTTCCCTTTTATAGCCACAATACCATGCTCAAGACCGGATGGGACTACTGCACAATCACCTTTTTTTAATACTTTGATTGATTTTTGCCCGTTAACTATCGCGCACATAGCTGCTTCACCTTGTGTTACCACGTATACTTCCGTCATTTTTTCATTCAAGTTACTGGCATTTTGATGCTTATGAATCTCTTCTTCCGGTCTGATTATATTAAAATCTTTGACTGTAGTATCAAACTCGTCATTTCCGTCATAAACTCTGGATACCCCGTTAATAAAAGTTCCCTTTCTTGTCCATGCCGTAGAATTAGTAATCCATTCCGTGGGCATTGAATTATGCTGGTTAATTTTGTCTTTATGCAAATATACAGTTACGTCGTTATTTTCATTGGCAAGACCGGAGATATCAAATCCTGATTTGGTTGTACCAAGCCATACCGCTAATATTTCATTCTTAACATCACCATATATTTGAACCTTATCCCATAACTCTTTTTGTAATTCATCTATTGTATAAAAAGAATTCCATACAATTTTATCATTTTGGCGCTTTAAAATTTCGCGAGCTAAAAGTTTATCGTAAACCCAATCAGGACAACTGCAAAAATATTCACGCTTTACCTCACCTTCATTCTGTAGAGTGAATATATTTCTCCTTTTATATTGTGAGTATATTTGAACAATTCGGTTAGCCGATTTTTCATCTATGTTTAATGAAGTTAAATGATTTTTAAGCTTATCGGTTTCCGTATTAAATCTAAAAGAAGTATAACCCTCGCTGTCAACCGGATAAATGAAGCCACAATCTTCTAATTGTTTTACATAAGGTATAAAGACTTTTTTATGTACTTTATCTGCAAATATTTTTTTATTCTTATCCGTCAAAAGCTCAAAAAATTCTCTATGAGTTGTTTCAAAAGGTGACATCTTAGAATACCAGTAGGGCATTTTACCGGTAATAACAACCATAGGGTTACCTTCAATAACATTCACTTTTGCATATGTTTTAGCGGGGATTAAAATAGCACCGGGTTCGTTGAGATACATTTCATTGCGATTGGGAGAGTTGGCGCTCAATCTGCAATCAGATTGAGCTATTACTTGTGTTTCTTTATCGTAGTAAGTTGTGCTTCTGAGATAATTTTTAGCGGCTTCGCCATAATATAATACTGTATCGGTTTCATTATCAACATCATAACCGCCATCGTAACGGGGTTGAAGTAATTTATCTTCACAGCCTAAAATAAACGCACTTTTAATATCAGTGGCAGTAGCACCAAAGGATATAAGATTATAATAATTACAGGGGCAAGCGCTCAAAGAGCTGCCTTGTAATCTATCCCTTGAAAAATTTTTTTTATCGGAACGATTGGCTAAACTGCTACCCGTAGTACGGATAAGATTGTATGGTTTTACTTGTGATACATTCATGTGGAAACTTCATCGGGTGAAATAATTAATATTAATTCTAGCAAACTATCCGGTTTGTGACAATAAAATATATACATTTATTAAGTAAATTATGGCAGCTTTTTAGTTTAGCAGTTCCTCTGCAATCTTCCTGTATTCTTTAGCGCCGTCAAAGTCTTTAATATCATCGCTTAATTTAGCCAGTGCCATATAAATCTTAGGTTCACTTTGATTGTACTTGAGCGCTTCAAACAGACTGTCAAAAGCCTTATCAAATTTTCGCTCCAGGCTCAATTCTTCACAATAGGCTATGCAAGCGTCAATAATCATAGTTACTATAGTTTGCTCTGTTTTCTCATCAATAGGGTCATAGTAAAATTCCCTCAAAAAATCGATACTTTCAAGATATTTTTTTTGTTCCAAATAACATTTCACCATCAAAAACTTGGCAGGTGAATGAAAAGTATTTTCTTTTATCACCTCGTTACATTTTTCAAGCGCTTCGTCGTACTTTTTTTCTAATATAAAAATTTCGGCTGTTTTTGTTAAGAGTTCTTGTTTTTCTTCAGGGTTAGATTCGATAAGCAGTCCAAGAATAGATTTTGCTTCTTCGAACCTTTCTGTTACGGCATAAAAATGCGCCAGTTTTTTAATAAACTCTTTTTCTATAGTGCCTAAAAGCAACAATTTTTCAAGCAATTCAACGGCTTTGGGGATATTGTTTTGTTTTTCGCTGATTAAGGCAAGCTGCTGGGCATATTGAGATTTTTCTTCCATAGCAAGAAGCTTCTCGTACATTGAAGCGGATTTTGTAAATTCCCCGTTTTTCAAAAGTGTATCGGCTAATTGTTCCATCAAAGGCTGATTGCCGGGTTCTATTTTCAGCAAACCTTCAAGGATGGTTACTTTGCTTTCAAGGTCTGTATCAGCATCCCGGAGCGAAAATAAAAGTTCTGTTGCCTGTTTATCAAGCGGCATTAACTCTTTAAGGCTTAAAAGTGTATCAAAGGCATATAAATATCTAAAACTACCTTTTAGGCTCTGCGCAAGTTTCAAATAAGCGGGAAGATAGGTTTTGTCCAATTCTATTATATTTTGGAAAATTTCTGCAGCATTTTTATACTGTTTATTTTGCAAATATAAATTACCTAAGATATCCAGTTTTAAGATATTTTCAGGCTGATTTGCCACGGCTTTTTGTGCAAGCTTTATTTCTCTGTTGGTGAAAAACTGTTTAAACATAGTTGTATTTTAAGCTATTAAAATATTTCATACATCTATTGATTAGCGTATTTACGATTTAGAAATTATTTCAAGCGCTATAGTAAGGATTTCTTGAGTATCATTCTCATTTGATACTTTGGTTTTCGCTTCATTCAAGCCTTTTGATATTTCTTCTTTTGAATAACCTAACGATAACAGCACTGCTTCTGCCTCGCTAAATCCTTGTGAAATAAGGGCATAATTTTCAAAGCTTT
Coding sequences within it:
- a CDS encoding cupin domain-containing protein; amino-acid sequence: MNVSQVKPYNLIRTTGSSLANRSDKKNFSRDRLQGSSLSACPCNYYNLISFGATATDIKSAFILGCEDKLLQPRYDGGYDVDNETDTVLYYGEAAKNYLRSTTYYDKETQVIAQSDCRLSANSPNRNEMYLNEPGAILIPAKTYAKVNVIEGNPMVVITGKMPYWYSKMSPFETTHREFFELLTDKNKKIFADKVHKKVFIPYVKQLEDCGFIYPVDSEGYTSFRFNTETDKLKNHLTSLNIDEKSANRIVQIYSQYKRRNIFTLQNEGEVKREYFCSCPDWVYDKLLAREILKRQNDKIVWNSFYTIDELQKELWDKVQIYGDVKNEILAVWLGTTKSGFDISGLANENNDVTVYLHKDKINQHNSMPTEWITNSTAWTRKGTFINGVSRVYDGNDEFDTTVKDFNIIRPEEEIHKHQNASNLNEKMTEVYVVTQGEAAMCAIVNGQKSIKVLKKGDCAVVPSGLEHGIVAIKGKYEHLCTQAPSSFHYGLKFKNIVEPFNEELKTKAKHMLNNSSILKEPDFMLSPPLFLVRLLFPNIINKGNQ
- a CDS encoding CDC27 family protein, translating into MFKQFFTNREIKLAQKAVANQPENILKLDILGNLYLQNKQYKNAAEIFQNIIELDKTYLPAYLKLAQSLKGSFRYLYAFDTLLSLKELMPLDKQATELLFSLRDADTDLESKVTILEGLLKIEPGNQPLMEQLADTLLKNGEFTKSASMYEKLLAMEEKSQYAQQLALISEKQNNIPKAVELLEKLLLLGTIEKEFIKKLAHFYAVTERFEEAKSILGLLIESNPEEKQELLTKTAEIFILEKKYDEALEKCNEVIKENTFHSPAKFLMVKCYLEQKKYLESIDFLREFYYDPIDEKTEQTIVTMIIDACIAYCEELSLERKFDKAFDSLFEALKYNQSEPKIYMALAKLSDDIKDFDGAKEYRKIAEELLN
- a CDS encoding diguanylate cyclase; its protein translation is MNYSQDNPELTFGANNNKTKEATRLGHASPIRSVQKQVYSPKKTSNRLFGGFNQKNSSQSLFSIQNTMDPMDVLYDFSSIAKSKQSSEDVYYLLHNLIVSRMGLSFSALGILNSQSNCINIKLLDRIANCYNSRVLLNQLHNPIVKAFNDKIPQTIPNNTFLNIDYLSDSKTLILPMIYQGNCHGVLILGYSELSQPCSDLLQVLVDYLTLHIVNSQLAEKTSLTSDVDILTGLATHRSFQEKLSLELKKVQETGKPVSVVIFDVNNISQINREFGHAKGDEIIKLVSEKIKQNIRSVDVAGRYGGDEIALILPDTDNSEASYITEYLNYSLSCCLVDDVGTLKVSVGLATYPTCAKEQEKLLILAEQAMIISKNKGYKNGISVVVNAQDINFWNDAALDSFAAVIAKRHSQLGLNFEEELVNKFHNDSTNSNNHILDVVTSLAGAIDAKDTYTKGHSQSVSRYSEALARALNLPDEEVERIKLGALLHDVGKIGIPENVLGRQGKLEDDEWEIMRQHPVIGAEKVLAPVEALRDLIPIVKHHHEHWDGSGYPSNLKGEEIPLAARIVAVADTFHALISDRPYRKGLPIEKAVEILRVGSGIQWDKELVRKFITIAPSLITTI
- the tsaB gene encoding tRNA (adenosine(37)-N6)-threonylcarbamoyltransferase complex dimerization subunit type 1 TsaB, coding for MNILAFDTSLHKTCIGLKINDDITTKTILSDEKNYHSAYLLDTIVKLLKENNLTLKDINLVATNIGPGSFTGIRVGVSIAKTIAQTLDISCVPINSAEILSRIISEPSICALDARKNMAYVKQSNDNTVSMIELSGLLSLIKSKNCKVISDSSLGGIFIKEGIEYINFETSEADFGRILLEITEEKINRHKLVNWWDLKPLYLQPPPIHQKKMSIY
- the tsaE gene encoding tRNA (adenosine(37)-N6)-threonylcarbamoyltransferase complex ATPase subunit type 1 TsaE; this translates as MANSIKITSNNLKDTQKIAEILADFYIENNGGLICLYGDIGSGKTALTRFIAKRTGVVEKVTSPSFVILNEYHSGKIPLYHFDFYRLEKEGVSSMIDEIETYCEQPDTLTIVEWAEFSDNRLPPKRLNLNIKYIDEDTRALELTCEEAALIKALKERFKNYEYTGV
- a CDS encoding AsmA-like C-terminal region-containing protein; its protein translation is MKNRQGVLYMKALKITIIVLAAIIALAYLAFLFVIPNAINLNHYTNDIKRAAFENAKLNVDLSNIKIITTPNLKAGLRIDDLKVSYPDNTQLLNTQKAEVKINLLPLIFKTVQISDVTVNNPQFNIEVYDNGRLKIEKYFADNMQNTAANQEPVAIPFKISDKMPKVMIQGGEVSFTDLKTKNNIKLMNDKILIDKTILNKHARIALTGKVVANDKENMVYDLNIDTFLPDMTNQEVKKEAEAIYFDFVDEFIKYDFKANIKSDLKITQKKDNLRINGKFDADNISFVIDKKTLPQSNIHAVFKNEKISFDALLALCDNEKAAIKGVINNSKHPDIALNVLTEKISINNLQKIAIAVFSSLNIPNDLNKIQTKGYITSDFDLKTNLKKFESKGKFEVVNGEIRYNLLGLNVTAINSLVDMSGNEFKINKTTALINGTPFNITGKITSDAVADISVTTKNLKIAQLANTLMPADLRKSYEVQSGILDLSIVIKGKLEDIKPAVNMQLANLKAKDKLNNITFINKSLNADIKTNGKDFSGDIALNDSKAILNDLNMTAVLPAVAVSITPKVITVKPSTLSLNNSNLAFEGIIKEYSTKPDINLSAKGKINSLDIKAFVDKSLYPYVTAKGSLPLLVKISGNDKKINVKAQIMADAQNHFTVATIKKLAQKDSILNIDTLIEGSNINITDAGLYMAAEILGNDFASLKTANEVIKLNGHINGNKLKGIKLTIPQELSITNDALPKSNVNLKANINIDGNMASPALRGNINLSSVSIPDYLIRAQIININLNSSSITGEILGLNVNGNPMDIDFSASSKITMPFVVHNMKLVSSDIDLDKIIYATTKFPQAPAGTVVSNAPMIPVTILNGSAKIAKFKTGTIEASNITSDFKLHNDLLTISPMKANAFDGNVSGMIKYNLKNLHMTADLNGSDMNANKAVTALIAIKDQLQGTLDFTAKIAMSGDTMEKQLKTMSGNASFKVKDGQMGSLGRLDFYLKAGNILNNSFLKSNIYSVVNTVAPYNTGKFAVMEGALSFNNGYVHLKPVTSSGEYMALLLDGKLNMLNSNGDIKIYGRLNQKLTSLLGPLADMSLDKILNYIPKFGSVLSGMLKAFNAVAPDNTINNIPQLTPKASSKTFKVVIDGNTMNPSSVKSFQWLNTEEAQEKTEESLSSQLQIKIPKTKEEIIEQVKEIPQIKQLQENETVKTLQNFGKLFLKPKEE